From the Chloroflexota bacterium genome, the window GCGGTGAACCGCAACAAGCGCAGCATCGCGCTCAACCTCAAGGACGACCGCCACCGGCAGGCCTTCCACCGGCTGGCCGGCACGGCGGACGTCCTCGTCGAGAACTTCCGCCCCGGGGTCTGCGCCAGGCTCGGCATCGACTACGAGACGCTCTCGGAGGCCAACCCGGGGCTCATCTACGCCAGCATCTCCGGCTTCGGGCAGACCGGGCCCTCGGCGATGCGCGCCGGCTACGACCTGATCGCGCAGGGGATGTCGGGCGTCATGAGCGTGACGGGCGAGGCGGGGGGCGAGCCCGTGAAGTGCGGCATCCCGATCAGCGACCTGTCCTCCGGGCTGTTCTGCGCCTTCGCGATCCTCACCGCCTACGTCTCGCGGCAGGAGACCGGGCGCGGTCAGTACATCGACACCTCGCTGTTCGAGGGCGCGCTGGCGCTGTCGATCTGGGAGACGGCGGAGCTGTGGGCGACCGGCCGGGTGCCGCAGCCGCTCGGCTCCGCCCACCGCCTCACGGCCCCCTACCAGGCCCTGCGGACCCGCGACGGCCACGTGACGGTCGGGGGCAACACCCAGCGCCTGTGGGCCCGGCTGTGTGCCGCCATCGGCCGGGACGACCTCGTCGAGGACGAGCGCTTCGCCACCAACGACGCGCGCATGGCCAACCGCCCGGCGCTCGAGGCGGAGCTCGAAGCCGTGCTCAAGCAGCGCACCACCGGCGAGTGGCTCGAGGTGCTCCTCGAGGCCGGGGTGCCCGTGGGGCCGATCTACGACTACCGGCAGGTCTTCGAGGACCCGCACACGCACGCGCGCGAGATGATGGTGGAGATGGAGCACCCGGTGGAGGGCACGGTTCGGGGGCTCGGGATCCCGTTCAAGCTGAGCGAGACGCCGGGCCAGATCCGCCGCGCCGCGCCGCTGCTCGGCGAGCACACCGAAGAGATCCTGAGCGAGCTCGGCTGCTCGATATGACCGACGCCGACCTGCTCTACGAGCGCCGCGGGCCCACGGCCGTGATCACCTTC encodes:
- a CDS encoding CoA transferase, with product AVNRNKRSIALNLKDDRHRQAFHRLAGTADVLVENFRPGVCARLGIDYETLSEANPGLIYASISGFGQTGPSAMRAGYDLIAQGMSGVMSVTGEAGGEPVKCGIPISDLSSGLFCAFAILTAYVSRQETGRGQYIDTSLFEGALALSIWETAELWATGRVPQPLGSAHRLTAPYQALRTRDGHVTVGGNTQRLWARLCAAIGRDDLVEDERFATNDARMANRPALEAELEAVLKQRTTGEWLEVLLEAGVPVGPIYDYRQVFEDPHTHAREMMVEMEHPVEGTVRGLGIPFKLSETPGQIRRAAPLLGEHTEEILSELGCSI